The following coding sequences lie in one Pseudarthrobacter phenanthrenivorans Sphe3 genomic window:
- the pstS gene encoding phosphate ABC transporter substrate-binding protein PstS — MKALRFGRHAAIAVLAAGALALTSCGSDNATGTAPAGDQASSGPKVTGTLTGIGASSTGAAMDAWKAGFAAANQGATVQYSPDGSGAGRKAIIDGSAQFAGSDAYLKDEELEASKAVCGPDGAINIPVYISPIAVAFNLPGVTELKLDAPTVAKIFRGEISNWNDPAIAALNEGVSLPDLKVTPVNRSDDSGTTTNFTDYLASAAPEVWTDKSSGVWPASLQGENAKGTSGVVKTVTDTPGAITYADDSAVGGKLGTASIKVGEEFVKISAEAAAKAVEAGKAVEGRSANDVAIKLDRKTTASGAYPIVLVSYHVVCSAYDSQETVDLVKAFENYVVSEEGQQAAADSAKSAPLSSALAEKATTAIESIKVKS; from the coding sequence GTGAAGGCACTCCGCTTCGGCCGCCACGCGGCTATCGCTGTTCTCGCAGCCGGCGCTCTCGCGCTTACCTCCTGCGGTTCAGACAACGCCACGGGCACCGCCCCCGCAGGCGACCAGGCTTCCTCCGGCCCCAAGGTCACGGGCACCCTCACCGGCATCGGTGCTTCGTCCACCGGCGCAGCCATGGACGCCTGGAAGGCAGGCTTCGCCGCCGCCAACCAGGGCGCCACCGTACAGTACTCCCCGGACGGCTCCGGCGCCGGCCGCAAGGCCATCATCGACGGCTCGGCCCAGTTCGCCGGCTCGGACGCCTACCTGAAGGACGAAGAGCTCGAAGCGTCCAAGGCCGTCTGCGGCCCCGACGGCGCCATCAACATTCCGGTCTACATCTCGCCGATCGCCGTCGCCTTCAACCTTCCGGGCGTCACCGAGCTGAAGCTGGACGCACCCACCGTGGCCAAGATCTTCCGCGGTGAGATCAGCAACTGGAACGATCCGGCCATTGCCGCCCTGAACGAGGGCGTCAGCCTCCCGGACCTGAAGGTCACCCCGGTGAACCGTTCGGACGATTCCGGCACCACCACCAACTTCACCGACTACCTGGCCTCTGCAGCCCCTGAGGTCTGGACGGACAAGTCCTCCGGCGTGTGGCCCGCAAGCCTGCAGGGCGAGAACGCCAAGGGCACCTCCGGCGTGGTCAAGACCGTCACCGATACCCCCGGTGCCATCACCTACGCAGATGACTCCGCTGTGGGCGGCAAGCTCGGCACCGCCTCCATCAAGGTGGGCGAGGAGTTCGTCAAGATTTCGGCAGAGGCTGCAGCAAAGGCCGTCGAAGCTGGCAAGGCCGTTGAAGGCCGCTCCGCCAACGACGTCGCCATCAAACTGGACCGCAAGACCACAGCTTCCGGCGCTTACCCCATCGTGCTGGTCTCCTACCACGTGGTCTGCAGCGCCTACGACTCGCAGGAAACCGTTGACCTGGTCAAGGCCTTCGAAAACTACGTAGTGTCCGAGGAAGGCCAGCAGGCCGCCGCGGATTCCGCCAAGTCGGCCCCGCTGTCCTCCGCCCTTGCGGAGAAGGCAACCACGGCCATCGAGTCCATCAAGGTCAAGTCCTAA
- the pstC gene encoding phosphate ABC transporter permease subunit PstC, with protein MTATPLTSTQGAGRAGDKIFSGAALAAGCLILAVLFGVALFLVVQAIPALTAPAAEIQGGAGFFAYIWPIVIGTLIAAVIALVIATPIAIGVALFISHFAPRGLAAGLGYVVDLLAAIPSVIYGAWGAAFLAKEISPAYNWLAANMGWLPIFQGPASATGKTILTAGIVLSVMVLPIITSLSREIFLQTPKLHEEAALALGATRWEMIKMSVLPFARPGIISAVMLGLGRALGETMAVALVLSSGALTASLIQSGNQTIAAEIALNFPEASGLKVSTLIAAGLVLFIITLAVNMIARWIITRHKEFSGAN; from the coding sequence ATGACCGCCACCCCCCTGACAAGTACCCAGGGCGCCGGCCGCGCCGGGGACAAGATCTTCTCGGGCGCCGCGCTGGCCGCGGGCTGCCTCATTCTCGCCGTCCTCTTCGGCGTCGCACTCTTCCTGGTGGTCCAGGCCATCCCGGCGCTCACCGCGCCAGCCGCCGAAATACAGGGCGGTGCAGGCTTCTTCGCCTACATCTGGCCCATCGTGATCGGCACGCTCATCGCCGCCGTGATCGCCCTGGTGATCGCCACCCCCATCGCCATCGGCGTGGCCCTGTTCATCTCGCACTTCGCCCCGCGCGGACTGGCTGCCGGTCTCGGCTACGTGGTGGACCTGCTGGCGGCGATCCCGTCCGTGATCTACGGCGCGTGGGGTGCGGCCTTCCTGGCGAAGGAAATCTCGCCGGCCTACAACTGGCTGGCGGCGAACATGGGCTGGCTGCCCATCTTCCAGGGTCCTGCTTCGGCCACCGGCAAGACCATCCTGACCGCGGGCATCGTCCTCTCCGTCATGGTGCTGCCCATCATCACGTCCCTGTCCCGCGAAATCTTCCTGCAGACCCCCAAACTGCACGAGGAAGCCGCGCTGGCCCTCGGTGCCACCCGCTGGGAAATGATCAAGATGTCCGTCCTGCCCTTTGCGCGGCCGGGCATCATCAGTGCCGTCATGCTCGGCCTGGGCCGGGCCCTCGGGGAGACCATGGCCGTGGCCCTGGTGCTGTCCTCCGGCGCGCTGACCGCCAGCCTGATCCAGTCGGGCAACCAGACCATCGCCGCGGAAATCGCCCTGAACTTCCCGGAGGCCAGCGGGCTCAAGGTCAGCACGCTGATCGCAGCGGGCCTGGTCCTGTTCATCATCACCCTGGCCGTGAACATGATCGCGCGCTGGATCATCACCCGGCACAAAGAATTCTCGGGAGCCAACTAA
- the pstA gene encoding phosphate ABC transporter permease PstA: MTSTLTPVRSKRSALTKGQLPKYAPYVVLAGALVVGAAILALVGFNAFGWGIVSAILFAIGLVSWSAAVEGSRKAKDKLATCLVVGSFLIALLPLISVIWTVLVNGIPGLLAPGFMTTSMNGVTGVYDNRAVEEGAPVIGGIYHALLGTVQITLLATVISVPVGLLTAIYLVEYGNDGRLARAITFFVDVMTGIPSIVAGLFAAAFFFAVVGPGTKTGAVAAVALSVLMIPVVVRSSEEMLKIVPNELREAAYALGVRKWRTIVKVVIPTAISGIASGVTLAIARVIGETAPILVTAGFATSINSNVFSGWMASLPTFIYTQILNPTSPANPDPSSQRAWGAALVLIILVMVLNLGARLIARIFAPKTGR; the protein is encoded by the coding sequence ATGACCTCCACGCTTACCCCCGTGCGCAGCAAGCGCTCCGCACTCACCAAGGGCCAGCTGCCCAAGTACGCGCCCTACGTGGTCCTCGCCGGCGCGCTGGTGGTGGGTGCTGCCATCCTTGCCCTGGTGGGCTTTAACGCCTTCGGCTGGGGAATCGTCTCGGCGATCCTCTTTGCCATCGGGCTGGTGTCCTGGAGCGCCGCCGTGGAGGGCTCCCGCAAGGCCAAGGACAAGCTGGCCACCTGCCTGGTGGTCGGGTCCTTCCTCATCGCGCTGCTCCCGCTGATCTCGGTGATCTGGACCGTGCTGGTGAACGGAATCCCCGGCCTTCTGGCCCCCGGATTCATGACCACCTCCATGAACGGCGTCACCGGCGTCTACGACAACCGTGCGGTTGAAGAAGGCGCGCCGGTCATCGGCGGCATCTACCACGCCCTCCTGGGCACAGTCCAGATCACGCTGCTGGCAACGGTCATCTCCGTGCCGGTGGGCCTGCTGACCGCCATCTACCTGGTGGAATACGGGAACGACGGCCGCCTGGCCCGCGCCATTACGTTCTTCGTGGACGTCATGACCGGCATCCCGTCCATCGTGGCCGGCCTGTTCGCCGCGGCGTTCTTCTTCGCCGTCGTGGGCCCCGGCACCAAGACCGGCGCCGTGGCCGCCGTCGCGCTGTCCGTCCTGATGATTCCCGTGGTGGTGCGCTCCAGCGAGGAAATGCTGAAGATCGTGCCCAACGAGCTGCGTGAAGCGGCCTACGCCCTGGGCGTCCGCAAGTGGCGGACCATCGTCAAGGTGGTCATTCCGACGGCGATCTCCGGCATCGCGTCCGGCGTCACCTTGGCCATCGCCCGCGTCATCGGCGAGACCGCGCCCATCCTGGTCACTGCGGGGTTCGCCACCAGCATCAACTCCAACGTGTTCAGCGGCTGGATGGCCTCGCTGCCCACCTTCATCTACACCCAGATCCTGAACCCCACGTCCCCGGCCAACCCGGACCCGTCCTCCCAGCGCGCCTGGGGAGCGGCCCTGGTGCTGATCATCCTGGTGATGGTCCTCAACCTCGGCGCCCGGCTCATCGCCAGGATCTTCGCCCCCAAGACCGGCCGCTGA
- the pstB gene encoding phosphate ABC transporter ATP-binding protein PstB — protein MSKRIDVKDLNVYYGDFLAVEDVTINIAAKSVTAFIGPSGCGKSTFLRTLNRMHEVIPGARVEGEVLLDGDNLYGPGVDPVTVRSQIGMVFQRPNPFPTMSIRDNVLAGVKLNNKKISKGEADVLVERSLKGANLWNEVKDRLEKPGSGLSGGQQQRLCIARAIAVEPQVILMDEPCSALDPISTLAIEDLINELKDQYTVVIVTHNMQQAARVSDRTAFFNIAGTGKPGKLIEVGDTHTIFSNPTQKATEDYVSGRFG, from the coding sequence ATGTCTAAGCGCATCGACGTCAAGGACCTGAACGTGTACTACGGCGATTTCCTGGCCGTAGAGGACGTCACCATCAACATTGCGGCCAAGTCCGTCACCGCGTTCATCGGCCCCTCGGGCTGCGGCAAGTCCACGTTCCTGCGGACGCTGAACCGCATGCATGAGGTAATCCCCGGCGCCCGCGTGGAGGGCGAGGTCCTGCTCGACGGGGACAACCTGTACGGCCCCGGCGTGGACCCGGTGACCGTGCGCTCGCAGATCGGCATGGTGTTCCAGCGGCCCAACCCGTTCCCCACCATGTCCATCCGGGACAACGTGCTGGCCGGCGTGAAGCTGAACAACAAGAAAATCTCCAAGGGCGAGGCAGATGTCCTGGTGGAGCGCTCACTGAAGGGCGCCAACCTCTGGAACGAGGTCAAGGACCGGCTGGAGAAGCCCGGCTCCGGCCTTTCCGGCGGACAGCAGCAGCGCCTCTGCATTGCCCGCGCCATCGCCGTGGAACCCCAAGTCATCCTGATGGACGAGCCCTGCTCCGCCCTGGACCCCATTTCCACCCTGGCCATCGAGGACCTCATCAACGAGCTCAAGGACCAGTACACGGTGGTGATCGTGACGCACAACATGCAGCAGGCAGCCCGTGTCTCGGACCGCACCGCTTTTTTCAACATTGCCGGCACCGGCAAGCCGGGCAAGCTGATCGAGGTGGGCGATACCCACACCATCTTCAGCAACCCCACCCAGAAGGCCACCGAGGACTACGTCTCAGGCCGCTTCGGATAG
- a CDS encoding inorganic phosphate transporter — protein MTAVIFGVVVLLTAAFAFLNGFRDASTAVALAVRTRALTPSVAVLLAAFFNFVGALVSAGLAVAVSQAWISLPPGTDGLSILVAGLASACAWGLLLWWRGIPASSTHALVGGLAGAGLASLAMGGDGVGGVDQSLLFQVVLPLVLSPLVAYSGAFMLVYPATWAARYTQPNVVNQRFRRSQAIAAGAVAFGHGLQDGQRVSAVLLLALLAAGYSDGGTIPWWVVLLSAGMMTAGTMFGGWRISHTVGYKITRIDPLRGSVAQIFSAVILFVGAIGLHWPLSTTHTVTAAVLGAGENQHFSVTNRKLVIRIVGLWALTPAATAALAFVLALALTPLPG, from the coding sequence GTGACAGCTGTCATCTTCGGCGTGGTGGTCCTGCTGACTGCGGCGTTTGCCTTCCTCAACGGCTTCCGCGACGCCTCCACCGCCGTCGCCCTTGCTGTACGTACCAGGGCACTCACCCCCAGCGTGGCAGTGTTGCTGGCCGCCTTCTTCAACTTTGTGGGCGCCCTGGTCAGCGCCGGGCTGGCCGTGGCCGTCAGCCAGGCCTGGATCAGCCTGCCGCCCGGCACGGACGGGCTCAGCATCCTGGTGGCAGGACTGGCAAGCGCCTGCGCGTGGGGGCTCCTGCTGTGGTGGCGGGGCATTCCGGCCTCGTCCACCCATGCCCTGGTGGGCGGCCTTGCCGGCGCCGGACTGGCCAGCCTGGCAATGGGCGGCGACGGCGTGGGAGGAGTGGACCAGTCCCTGCTGTTCCAGGTGGTGCTGCCGCTGGTCCTGTCGCCGCTCGTCGCCTACAGCGGCGCGTTCATGCTGGTGTACCCGGCCACGTGGGCGGCACGATACACCCAACCCAACGTGGTCAACCAGCGCTTCCGCCGGAGCCAGGCCATTGCGGCCGGTGCCGTGGCGTTTGGGCACGGCCTGCAGGACGGGCAGCGGGTCAGCGCGGTGCTGCTCCTGGCGCTGCTGGCCGCGGGTTATTCCGACGGCGGCACTATTCCCTGGTGGGTGGTCCTGCTGTCGGCCGGGATGATGACGGCCGGGACGATGTTCGGCGGTTGGCGGATTTCGCACACGGTGGGATACAAAATCACGCGGATCGACCCTCTGCGGGGTTCGGTGGCGCAGATCTTCAGTGCGGTCATTCTCTTTGTGGGCGCCATCGGACTCCACTGGCCGCTGTCCACCACGCACACAGTGACCGCCGCCGTCCTCGGCGCGGGCGAGAACCAGCACTTCTCCGTGACCAACAGGAAGCTGGTCATCCGGATCGTGGGGCTCTGGGCCCTGACCCCGGCAGCAACGGCCGCCCTGGCATTCGTGCTGGCCCTGGCACTGACCCCGCTGCCTGGCTGA
- a CDS encoding DUF47 domain-containing protein yields the protein MKLRLFPQEPAGLNLLSQLAQQIVLASATLAEILGVPAAEHGKLVEDMHNHEARSAELHFALLTHMRTSFVNPLPREDMYALSRYLNEAMEKMDAAAELVALYKLERLPRRAADQLEIISRQAELTVDAMRRLNNLDDLEDYWIEILRLTKRAERTHRVWVADMIADMKWAQYSRNRDIANQLVEVTKDMRRIATQVGSIIVKES from the coding sequence GTGAAGCTGCGCCTTTTTCCCCAGGAGCCCGCCGGGCTGAACCTCCTTTCGCAGCTGGCCCAGCAGATCGTGCTGGCCAGCGCCACTCTGGCGGAAATCCTCGGCGTCCCGGCTGCGGAACACGGCAAGCTGGTGGAGGACATGCACAACCACGAGGCCAGGTCCGCGGAGCTGCATTTCGCGCTGCTGACCCATATGCGCACCAGCTTTGTGAACCCCCTCCCGCGGGAGGACATGTACGCACTCTCCCGGTACCTCAACGAGGCGATGGAGAAGATGGACGCCGCGGCCGAACTGGTGGCCCTGTACAAGCTGGAGCGGCTGCCCAGGCGCGCGGCCGACCAGCTGGAAATCATCAGCCGCCAGGCGGAACTGACCGTTGACGCCATGCGCCGGCTCAACAACCTGGATGACCTGGAGGATTACTGGATCGAGATCCTCCGGCTCACCAAACGCGCTGAACGGACCCACCGGGTGTGGGTGGCGGACATGATCGCCGACATGAAATGGGCCCAGTACTCCCGCAACCGCGACATCGCCAACCAACTGGTGGAAGTCACCAAGGACATGCGGCGGATCGCCACCCAGGTAGGCAGCATCATCGTCAAGGAATCCTGA
- a CDS encoding LacI family DNA-binding transcriptional regulator, producing the protein MAKSSKGRMPRLEDVADKAGVSHQTVSRVVNNHPNVSQATRAKVEAAIAELGYRRNTAARSLVTRRSQTIGVLASELSQYGPANTLLGVEQAARDAGYFVSIAALREVGRDAIADAVNHFMDQAVDGIAVLVPHSDTLLALDEMQLPVPVVAVGSTGNSGVSGAMVDQRRGARLAVEHLIGQGHRRIGHIAGPQDWTDGAERAEGWREALKDAGLPEDLLVQGDWSAGSGYRAGQKLAAGGSATALFVANDQMALGVLRASAEAGVRVPDDVSVVGFDDQPESGYFTPPLTTVRQDFEELGRRCMDIMLKEIEAGAPVSSTVVTPELVLRASTAPPAADQG; encoded by the coding sequence ATGGCAAAAAGCAGCAAGGGACGCATGCCCCGCCTGGAAGACGTGGCGGACAAGGCCGGTGTGTCCCACCAGACCGTCTCCCGGGTGGTCAACAACCACCCCAACGTCAGTCAGGCAACCCGGGCAAAGGTGGAGGCAGCCATCGCCGAACTGGGATACCGCAGGAACACGGCAGCCCGTAGCCTGGTGACCCGCCGCTCGCAGACCATCGGCGTGCTGGCCAGCGAGCTGTCCCAGTATGGTCCCGCGAACACGCTCCTGGGCGTGGAGCAGGCTGCCCGGGATGCCGGCTACTTCGTGAGTATCGCTGCCCTGCGGGAGGTCGGCAGGGATGCCATTGCCGACGCCGTCAACCACTTCATGGACCAGGCCGTGGACGGAATCGCGGTCCTGGTGCCGCACTCGGACACCCTGCTGGCCCTGGACGAAATGCAGCTCCCGGTACCCGTGGTGGCCGTGGGGTCCACGGGAAACAGCGGGGTCAGCGGTGCCATGGTGGACCAGCGCCGCGGCGCCAGGCTCGCCGTCGAGCATCTCATCGGACAGGGGCACCGCAGGATCGGCCACATCGCCGGCCCCCAGGACTGGACCGACGGCGCGGAGCGGGCCGAGGGCTGGCGCGAGGCCCTCAAGGATGCCGGACTGCCGGAGGACCTGCTGGTGCAGGGCGACTGGAGCGCCGGCAGCGGGTACCGGGCGGGGCAGAAACTTGCCGCCGGGGGCAGCGCCACTGCACTCTTCGTCGCCAATGACCAGATGGCCCTGGGCGTGCTGCGCGCCTCCGCCGAGGCGGGGGTGCGGGTGCCCGACGACGTCTCCGTAGTGGGCTTTGACGACCAGCCCGAGTCCGGGTACTTCACCCCGCCCCTCACCACGGTGCGCCAGGACTTCGAGGAGCTGGGCCGGCGCTGCATGGACATCATGCTCAAGGAGATCGAGGCCGGCGCCCCCGTGAGTTCCACCGTGGTCACGCCCGAACTCGTGCTCCGGGCGAGCACTGCCCCGCCGGCAGCGGATCAGGGCTAA
- a CDS encoding DUF4397 domain-containing protein: protein MRNRIFTAGAGAAAIAAAIALAGPAQAAEGDAQLSVLHGVPGLTVDVWVNGDRTLDDFTPGTLAGPLALPAGAYELAITASDAADASAAVIGPVSVTLAANGNYTAVANLDAAGNPTANLFTNDVSQIEAGKGKLTVRHTAAAPAVDVLAGGSAVISNLANPNEQTLTLDPGTISAAVAATGTTAPVIGPADVTVAEGTHTVVYAWGSLANNNLQLAVQTIEGLHSAPASVPGALDGSVTPAAADPAALTIGIGAAALALLLAGLGAARTVAARRTR from the coding sequence ATGCGCAACAGGATCTTCACAGCAGGCGCCGGAGCAGCGGCAATCGCAGCTGCCATCGCTCTCGCCGGCCCTGCACAGGCGGCAGAAGGGGACGCCCAGCTTTCCGTCCTCCATGGCGTCCCGGGCCTCACCGTGGACGTCTGGGTCAACGGCGACCGAACACTGGACGATTTCACCCCCGGCACCCTGGCCGGTCCGCTCGCCCTGCCGGCGGGCGCCTACGAACTGGCCATCACGGCCTCGGATGCCGCCGACGCCTCCGCAGCCGTCATCGGCCCCGTCAGCGTGACCCTGGCCGCCAACGGCAACTACACCGCCGTCGCCAACCTCGACGCGGCAGGCAACCCCACCGCCAACCTCTTCACCAATGACGTCTCGCAGATCGAGGCAGGCAAGGGCAAACTGACCGTCCGGCACACGGCTGCCGCTCCCGCCGTCGACGTCCTCGCCGGTGGTTCCGCGGTCATCTCCAACCTTGCCAATCCAAACGAGCAGACCCTCACGCTGGACCCCGGCACCATCTCGGCTGCCGTCGCTGCCACCGGGACCACAGCCCCGGTCATCGGCCCGGCCGATGTCACAGTCGCCGAGGGAACGCACACAGTGGTGTACGCCTGGGGCAGCCTGGCGAACAACAACCTCCAGCTGGCCGTGCAGACGATCGAGGGCCTGCATTCGGCCCCCGCTTCGGTGCCGGGAGCCCTTGACGGTTCAGTGACGCCTGCTGCGGCAGACCCTGCCGCGCTGACCATCGGTATCGGTGCCGCTGCCCTTGCCCTGCTCCTCGCCGGACTGGGCGCCGCCCGCACGGTTGCAGCCCGCCGGACCCGGTAG
- a CDS encoding class F sortase — protein sequence MKTSTTTAGESRRRPPVLPGTALLLAGALLLPACAAPPAPQDASSGPASSQEASSREALPERPAASATPAAPAPADAANPAPGSPASGGAASGIPVRPATPAAAAPVPAPISLTVAGTTIDMPVVPGGVSGEGAMEIPDAFDRAAWYRYGPAPGAAAGTAVIAGHIDTKSDSAPFSQLKSVASGTLIRVGREGAPAVNYRVVRVELMAKDRFDGSSVFRRSGPHELKVVTCGGKWLDERMDYSDNVIVTAVPE from the coding sequence ATGAAAACAAGCACGACGACGGCAGGGGAGTCCCGCCGTCGTCCCCCTGTACTTCCTGGTACCGCACTCCTGCTGGCCGGCGCCTTGCTGCTCCCCGCCTGCGCGGCCCCTCCCGCACCGCAGGATGCCTCCTCCGGCCCGGCGTCGAGCCAGGAAGCCTCGAGCCGGGAAGCACTGCCGGAGCGGCCGGCAGCATCCGCCACCCCGGCAGCTCCCGCTCCGGCGGATGCTGCGAATCCAGCACCCGGCAGTCCAGCGTCGGGGGGTGCCGCTTCCGGGATTCCGGTGCGACCGGCCACCCCGGCTGCCGCGGCCCCTGTGCCGGCACCCATCTCGCTCACCGTTGCCGGAACCACCATCGATATGCCCGTGGTGCCCGGCGGCGTGTCAGGCGAGGGGGCCATGGAGATCCCTGACGCCTTCGACCGTGCCGCATGGTACCGGTACGGCCCCGCGCCCGGAGCGGCCGCCGGTACCGCCGTGATTGCAGGACACATCGATACGAAATCCGACAGTGCCCCGTTCTCGCAGCTCAAATCCGTGGCTTCCGGAACGCTGATCAGGGTGGGCCGGGAGGGCGCCCCCGCCGTGAACTACCGGGTGGTCAGGGTGGAGCTTATGGCCAAGGACAGGTTCGACGGCAGTTCGGTGTTCCGCCGCTCCGGACCGCACGAACTCAAGGTTGTCACCTGCGGCGGCAAGTGGCTGGACGAACGAATGGACTACAGCGACAATGTGATTGTCACTGCGGTTCCCGAATAA
- a CDS encoding RNA polymerase sigma factor, with product MVPPDQSPPGWEDGLTPSFLAGDERALAAAYREFAPLVHTLALRSLPDRSAADDVTQEVFIRVWRSRNTFNPQVARLPAWIVGITRNVISDTLSASTRERQKALAVAGTTAASEAGTGLGDAEILADRLLLDGELDRLGEPQGSIMKLAFYDDLTHEQISRKLGLPLGTVKSHIRRSLSHLRNRLEVNHAAS from the coding sequence TTGGTACCTCCCGACCAGTCCCCGCCGGGGTGGGAAGACGGCCTGACGCCCTCTTTCCTGGCGGGGGACGAGCGCGCACTGGCCGCCGCCTACCGGGAGTTTGCCCCTCTGGTGCACACCCTGGCGCTGCGCTCGCTGCCGGACCGTTCGGCCGCCGACGATGTCACGCAGGAGGTCTTCATCCGCGTCTGGCGCTCCAGGAATACCTTCAACCCGCAAGTGGCACGGCTCCCTGCCTGGATCGTGGGCATTACCAGGAACGTCATCTCGGACACCCTCTCGGCGTCGACCAGGGAACGGCAGAAGGCGCTCGCGGTGGCCGGAACCACGGCGGCAAGCGAAGCCGGCACCGGCCTCGGGGACGCCGAAATCCTCGCCGACAGGCTGCTCCTGGACGGGGAACTGGACAGGCTCGGCGAACCGCAGGGCTCCATTATGAAGCTTGCGTTCTACGATGACCTGACGCACGAACAGATCTCGCGGAAGCTTGGCCTGCCCCTTGGTACCGTCAAGAGCCATATCCGCCGCAGCCTGTCCCACCTGAGAAACAGATTGGAGGTCAACCATGCCGCATCTTGA
- a CDS encoding anti-sigma factor domain-containing protein, with protein MPHLDPEELSLLALYADWEDGAGREHLRICPECAADYAALRRAVEAVKTTPDAASLETPGPQVWAGIHRELGLSASVQEDPLAGIRERSGAAPETEVQEAEVKEAEVPEAGRPGGSRPEPGAAPGDRAAAPVSLQDRAVSLQDRARSRAARRGGAAWWQRPGAWMAAAAAAVLVTAGAVWSLNRAPEPLAQADLAPLPQYSAAGSAKVVESPDGSRSLEIRLSKDEAQGYQEVWLIAPDLSKLVSLGVMNSDSGTFELPAGLELSEYPIVDVSDEPIDGNPAHSSVSIARGTLNT; from the coding sequence ATGCCGCATCTTGATCCGGAAGAGTTGAGCCTCCTCGCACTGTACGCCGACTGGGAAGACGGCGCCGGCAGGGAGCATCTGCGTATCTGCCCTGAGTGCGCTGCGGACTATGCGGCGCTGCGGCGGGCGGTGGAAGCCGTCAAAACCACCCCTGACGCTGCCAGCCTGGAAACCCCCGGGCCCCAGGTATGGGCAGGCATCCACCGCGAACTGGGCCTCTCCGCGTCCGTCCAGGAAGACCCCCTGGCCGGTATCCGGGAACGGTCCGGCGCTGCCCCCGAGACGGAGGTGCAGGAAGCGGAGGTGAAGGAAGCGGAGGTGCCGGAGGCGGGAAGGCCCGGCGGTTCCCGGCCCGAACCCGGCGCAGCTCCCGGGGATCGGGCTGCCGCGCCTGTCTCGCTGCAGGACCGGGCTGTCTCGCTGCAGGACCGGGCCAGGAGCCGTGCTGCCCGGCGCGGCGGCGCTGCCTGGTGGCAGCGCCCCGGAGCCTGGATGGCTGCGGCCGCCGCGGCCGTGCTGGTCACCGCAGGAGCTGTTTGGTCCCTCAACCGGGCACCCGAGCCGCTGGCCCAGGCCGACCTCGCGCCGCTGCCCCAGTACTCCGCGGCCGGCTCTGCAAAGGTGGTGGAATCACCGGACGGTTCGCGGTCCTTGGAGATCAGGCTCAGCAAGGACGAGGCACAGGGCTACCAGGAGGTGTGGCTGATCGCCCCGGACCTGTCCAAGCTGGTCAGCCTGGGCGTGATGAACTCGGATTCCGGGACCTTCGAGCTGCCTGCCGGCCTTGAGCTCTCCGAATACCCCATCGTTGACGTCTCCGACGAGCCTATTGACGGCAACCCCGCCCACTCAAGCGTCAGTATCGCCCGGGGCACGCTCAACACCTGA